AAGTTACCTTTAGTCCAGGCAAACGCTGAACTAATCTTCATGTTCTTTTTCCGATCTTTACGGTGCTCAATATAGTCACGGTATCCTTCAACAATAGCATCAACAATCATCTGACTATGTTCCGACTTGAACTTATATTGTTCCATATGGATCACTCCGATTCAGAAATATGAAGGCCATTTATATTTTAATCGAATTTCACATGTAAGGATATGATTTTTTTTGTTATTTTTAAAGTGGAAGTGATTTCAATGCCCTTATCCAAACGGATTCTGGGCCCATTGCAGCAGTCTCTTCCGGGTAATTTTCCCGTGTGACGTATGTTGAATAACTTGGCCGCCGTCCAGCAGCAGCACTTGAGGCGATTCATGGTGAACCTCGGTGTCTTCCGCAATGCGGCGGGACAGCGAGCGACTTTCGATGACTTTGACGATCCGGTACTCCATCTTCTGTGCGGGATCTGATGCGTTCGAGCCCACAAACGCCATAAACTCCCTGTATGCTCTCGCACTGATTGAACAAGTTGTACTGTGTTTCAGCAGCAGCACCGGATGATCCTGCGATTGCTCAAGTACCTCTTCCCAGTCCTCCTGCTTACGCAATTCCTTGACATGTTCACTCAGCATATCATCCAGCCCCGAGCCTGCACGTTTGCTAACGACAGATCCAACCACGACGCCCAGTGCCACACCAAAGGCTATCCCCAGAGCGATCTGGTTCGTTGCCACACCAATACTCGTTCCAATGACAATACCCACCCCAAGCCAAAGAGTTTGAGGATTCGCTTTTTTATCCATGGAGATCATCCTCCTTGCAGATATTTATATAATAATATTTACTTTAATGTAGGAACAGTCGCTCGTTTGCCTGTATAAAAGGGCTATGGTAACATAAGAATAGACAACAAGGAGAGGTAAAACCCTCTCACGGAGCATCTATTCAGATGCAGAGCAAATCCCACCGCAGGCAGTCAACCTGTTTAACGGTGGGTTTTTGTTTATGACTTCATTATGGTAATTTCCGCCCGTTGTCTCCCGAAAATTATACCATAGGCGCCTACGCAGGCGCTTTTATATTCCTCATCGAAGGGTCCATTTTTGTGATACACTGAGTGTAATTTGGCAACGATGAATATGAAGAACTGATTGGAAAGGCGGAAAATCGTTATGGGATATGCTTTTATGATCGAACCGCAGTATTATACCGCTTTGGAGAACGAAGACGAGTTGATTGAGAAGTGCCAGGAATGGGGCCTGCTTTCGGAAAAAGCAACGAAGGTCAAAACGTTCTATTATAAAGGGAATGGGCTGAATATGCCTTGCACCATCGTTGGCTTTGTCGATCATATGGCAGCAGTCATTCAATTGGACAATGATCAGAAACACTGTATTCATCCGTCTTATCTGAAAGAAATGCAGGCGTCCAGCTATAATGTGAGAAGTTCGATTGCAGCGGGAACGGACAAGTCTAGCGAACCAGTCGTGGTAAGTAATACAGAGAATCTCACCACTTCTGAAGCTGTACAAAATTCTGAACCTGTGACTAATTTGGATGAGATTACATCCGGTTTGCATAGTTCCGATTCAGAACTGGATGTGGACACGGATGACGATGATTCCTCCTCTGCTTTAAAAGGCGACCCTGACGGTCTGGTGGAAGAGTATGTTGGACCTGCTAACGCAACAAGCAGCGCTGCTAAACCAAAGGCAAAAACCGCAGGTAAAGCTAAATCGCTTAAGATTGAATTGCCAGAGGGTAAAGTGAAAATGTCTGCGGTTGTGAAGGAATTTACAACCGTGCCGAACCACTTCTCCGACAATGATGATGAAGTCATTATCTATGAAGCCGTTACGATCACCGAGCCCGAAGTTGTTGATGTGGGCGAAGCCTGGTCCAGCCACAGTGCCACGATTAAGAAGCAGGAGCTTGAGGTTGGCGATGTGCTTACTTTTGAAGCAAAGATTATCAAGAAAAAGCTGGCCAAGAATCCTGTTCCCTACAAAATCAACAATCCTTCCAAGATTCAGAAAGAAGTCTAATTTTAGATTAGCAACTATACACACCTTGCAGGAGTCACAAAAAACCTCCAGACACGTTACTCATGTCTCGGAGGTTTTGTAGTTTTATCATATAAAGTGGAGGCACTAACTCGCAATTTCTACTGATGTTTACTGATGGTTGGCTGCAACACAGCTAATCTGGAACTGAACGCCAAATTTATCGATAACCATGCCGTAGGCCGGACTCCAAAATGTTTCCTGGATCGGCATTTTCACTTCGCCACCGTCTTGCAGTTGGTTGAAAATCGCTTTGGCTTCTTCGGCAGTATCTGTGTTCACCGTGACATTCACATGATTACCTACAATATAAGGCATGCCAGGGAATGTATCGGATAACATCAATACAGAACTGCCAATCTGCAAGGAAGCATGC
Above is a window of Paenibacillus sp. E222 DNA encoding:
- the ytxJ gene encoding bacillithiol system redox-active protein YtxJ gives rise to the protein MDKKANPQTLWLGVGIVIGTSIGVATNQIALGIAFGVALGVVVGSVVSKRAGSGLDDMLSEHVKELRKQEDWEEVLEQSQDHPVLLLKHSTTCSISARAYREFMAFVGSNASDPAQKMEYRIVKVIESRSLSRRIAEDTEVHHESPQVLLLDGGQVIQHTSHGKITRKRLLQWAQNPFG
- a CDS encoding VOC family protein, with the protein product MAISLNVYLVTDGNGREAVEFYKKAFGAEVLALQTFGDGPSNPDHPVPPEAKDRIMHASLQIGSSVLMLSDTFPGMPYIVGNHVNVTVNTDTAEEAKAIFNQLQDGGEVKMPIQETFWSPAYGMVIDKFGVQFQISCVAANHQ